In Hyperolius riggenbachi isolate aHypRig1 chromosome 1, aHypRig1.pri, whole genome shotgun sequence, the genomic window TGGGCAGATACATCTGTGAGCCGCAATATTAAAACGATTGTGAACAATTTAGGAGTAAAGTGAAGTGAAGGCAGGAAATAGCTAATGGGACGCATTAGGGAAGTGGATGTCCTGAGAAGCATTGTTGGGACATAATAGAAACAAGGGGCACATACTATCTCTCCCATGTGGAGACATTACAGCTAGCCcttccaggggaaaaaaagatgtaaacatacatccaaaatggccgccgttACCATGCCAACGTGTACATACAACAAACTCGCTGACTCGCACAGGACAATGAGCGTCTGGTTACCATACCAACGCTCGATACTAGTAAGCAGCTGAACGCGGAATCCGGAAGTGACatctccggaagtgacgtcattgtaagCGATGCCGGTCTCGCGTCACCTGCTGTCCCAACGCTATGCATCCATACAGACACCGGGACACACGTATGGTGTAGCCAATTATGCACCATATTCCGCATCTGCTCCGAAACAGGTATACGGATACCGGACATCCACGCCTTTATGGGCGTGTCCTTCATATCCCTACAGTACTTAATCCTGCGCTGAACGCGGCCgcacagctctgactggggcattTGTTGGGGGTTATACTGTTGGTGGTGGGTGCACTGTGTATACATGTTACCACATTTTTACTGTAAATATGTGTAGCATCTTTTTGAAAAAGCCGtgaggtgaaacatgtcagagaACCATATTACAGCACTTTTATTATAGAGCACGATCCACTCTTTGTATATACCTCCTACCTGTCATTCTGAATGTATGCACTGTTACCTACTGACAACTCTCTATCTGGGCCATTGATCCCTTCCATTCATGATAAGGAGTTTTGTTGGAGTGCATTATTCAGTGTCAGTGGGGCctgattgtttattttgtatggaatAGCTGCACCACACTCTGACAGGCCATACCAGGAGtgtgggggatcagcaaggacctCCATACTTAGCAGCTCGCACTGTACATTTCTATCAGAAACCCCATCTGAGGAATTACATAACTATGTGATTTCACATTGATCTATTTTAGATATTAACTCGAGCAAGTGATACGCTTGTATATCTATGTACTTATAGGGCTTGTCCGCACGGACCCAGTGTTTGATATATATTTCCCTGGTACCTAACTCGGATAGTGTTTGCTgttcactaatacttttagccaaagaccctgaacaagcatgcagcagatcagggggttctgacattattgtcagatctgacaagattagcggcatgcttgtttctggtgtgattcagacactactgccgccaaatagatcagcaggcctggcaggcaactggtattgtttaaaagaaaataaatatggcagcctccatatccctctttcctcaggttcactttaaaggacttcccaAGCGAGGAGAATTACAAtctgtttactcacctggggcttcttccagcccctaggagCCGTTTCAGTCTCTCGTCGCAGCCTcggtcctcctcggtgtcccGCTGGCCGCTTGTAATGATCGCGATCGCTGGGGGGGTGGGCTCTTCTGCGCCCCGCGCATCCATGTCATGCACATTTCACCTGTGCAGTAGTTGTGTGCAGACgcagtatgcgccagatgacGCAGACACACGGGCACGAGTGCCAGCACAGGAGCAGAAGAGCCGACCCCACCGGCTGGTCCCGATCATTACGGGCGGCCAGCAGGACACCGAGGAGGACCGGTGGTGCGGTGAGAGACTGAAACGGCTTCTAGGgtctggaagaagacccaggtgagtaaacagaTTGTAATCCTCCTCGCttgggaagtcctttaaagaggaactccagtgaaaataatgtaataaaaaaagtgcttaattttcacaataattatgtataaatcatttagtcagtatttgcggattgtaaaatctttcctctccctgatttacattctgacatttatcacatggtgacatttttactgctggcaggtgatggcagtggaaggaaatgctgcttgcttttttggcaattggaaacagctgttaattcccacaatgcaaaaaggctcccacagtgtgatgtcagaagcaTTGTCCTGACATCATACCgtaggaggggttttaccacaatatcagccatacagagccccctgatgatccatttgtgaaagggaaatgatttctcatgggaaagggggtatcagctactgattggggtgaagttcaattcttggttacagtttctcttaaaGTTAGCaaaaaaatggtatcatcctgattcaaaacttcttgtcatTTACAAGGGAGCATCTTATCTCTGATAGGCAGAGTTGAAGTGTGGATTGGAGAAGTCAGTGACAGATGTGTAGCTAGATTATGGCACCAAAGCCTATAACCACTACATCctattttaccgtcagaagggAGAGAGCCTCAGGTATTGAGGAAAGAAGCACCTTAATACTAAGTGTGATTGTGTGATATAATACTACAGCTATTCATTCATCTCATGGGATGTTATAGCAAAATATGAAGTACTAAGCAGTGTGTGTTTTGGTGAAACAATGCATAAATCACATTTTCAAGTTGATATCAGCAGATGTGCAATGTAAATCCTATTGCAAAGTTTGGGGCAGAAACAATGCCTCACATGATCGCATACACAGCCAAACATGCAAAAGCTGCAGGAGGTAGGATGTGTCAGGTCCAGGCTTGAAAACAGCAAGAGGATGCATCAGTCAGTGGCTGGAGGAAAGGTTTGGCCATAATTGCTAGTGGATGATATGGTCTGCAAGAAACACAGGACTCCTATTCAATTGAGCTTTGTCCAACATTTTCTCTCAAGAGATGAATTTTCCTCTTatgtaaaaaattattttgcagCACATGGCAACTAAAATAGGTACTAAAAATAGGTAAATACaggggatctattctggggtggcctggatgtcccccaggcagagtcagctgtggtgcctcaatggcgggcatgctggtagCTATGGTGTATAaatggggggtatgctgggtgctgtggtgcctccatGTGGACATACTGGGTGTTGATTTGCCATGATGGGCACTGTGAAGCCTTTATGTGGGGGCATGCAGGAAGCTGTGGTTCTTCTTTGGGGGCATTCTGGGAATTGTGGTGCCTTAATatgaggcccatgggagcatgggaggggatcCACTAGAAGGATGGAGAggaggcttcatccaacatttttctgggcaggcctacttagactcctgttaagttcatgtaaatgtggctccacccatgaccacacccacatctggtacgtggccacacccattttccagctggattgcccaaaagtgccctgaatctcttgggatcctagcaacgcccctgggtaAATAAGTcatatcaaacttttttttgagTACTTTCTGGCTTACTGTGGGCTTAAAAAGATGTTTCATTGATAAGGCATTGAAaacatctcctgggagaaaaaaaaagattgaattgAGTCTGCAGTGTGTTGCAGTGTTGTGCTCAAATGTTATGCTCAAAGCAGCCTAACAGCACTTGCTCTACAGTTCCGCTATGGACTCTAAGGGGAGATAATTAGTTATATGTACAGTACAGTGTATAATTCAGCTATGCCCTTGTAAATGGATTGAGCACTACTGATCAAGTGGATTATATAATAATTCAGCAGACACTTTGTCTTAATGAATAGACAAAGGAATCTCCAATGCTTATTCCTCACCATATTATGTCAGTGACATTTCATTTCCCTTCTGACACTTCTTCCAAACCCTGGAGCCACTGAACATGACAGAGTTACCTTTGACACAGAGAACTTAACTTCTTGAGTAGGATCTTTGAAATCCAATACTGAATCAGCTAATACTATTTTACTGTTCTAATTAAGATGTCTCATATTACATACATTTATTGTATCCTTTCTAATAGTTGGTGTTGGCTACACATTAGAGATGGTAACAATATTTCACAACCTTCTCTGAGAAAAGGAATGAATGTCGGCGCCAGCAGTGAAGAGCTTTAAATCTGAATGCACAGGCACTTTTCCAAATATTTAAAAACTGAGCCAAGGAAATGGAATGGCTGCTGGTTAGTTAACCAGCTGCCAGCTAActgacaagcagatactgagtctGTTAGCTCAGGTTCAAATCACAGGAAGTTTGCACATAAAGCTGAATTTTAAGTTGATATCTGGTTCAAAGTTACCATACTAGTAGATTAcatattaacctcctgggcgtttcaATTCTCCCTTAATTTCTGTCCAAAAAAGTCTATGGAATTTtccaatgaattttttttttaatatttcaggcctgtaacttaccaaatcaTTAGCAAACAAGGTTCTAGTGCTTATCCTaagcataataaaataataaaacatgaAAATCATGGCAAAGAAAACATTTAATAGTAACAATACGTAAACAAAACATCTTAATTCACATCAAGCAGCAGTTGCAGCACAAAAAGTATTGAAACATCAATACACTTCCTGAGTATGAAATATTTTAAAGCAAGGGACAGCACAAAGTCCTATATCACATTCAGGGCAGTAAAAGCGCGTCTCCTTGCGCACCTTTTTTCCATTCGGCCCCCTCTTAGAGCAGCACACCACGCACATGCGGGTAGGTGTTGCTTTGCGCTCAGTGGGTGGCACATGCTCTACAAAATGACGTCCTGTTAGTCGCACTGGATTTACGACATAGGAGGCACGACGTCCTGGTCTATTCGCCTCAGATTGTGGTTGCTGATGTTGTAAGCATATTTCCTCACAAACCTTCAAAATGTAGTCAAAGTGAGGAAGAGGCCTGTCATTTTGTTTCTTGTAGAGGACATAAGAATTCCAAAGACACTGCTCCACCAGATGTCTAAagatttttttgtaatatttgcgCTGCTGTTTGCGCACAACGGGGTAGAATGTTATGCACTGGTCAGCACGGTCCACCCCACCCATTGTCTGATTATAATCCAGAATGACCTGGGGTTTCTGGATTGTCTTCCCAGCACGAttcttggctgcagcagtgtcagtgTTATGGACTGTTGACAAAACGGAAACATCTTTTTTGTCCTTCCAGCGGAGGGCCATCAGTTTACCCTTCTGCCATGCTGTGATTTCCCCTGGCTTCAGCTTCTGAGCTGAAAAGGCTGATGGCAGATTGCGACGGTTAGGCCGGACAGTGCCATATGAATCAGTCTTGTGTCTGATGAGGTGTTCATATAGTTCAGGGGAGGTGTAGTAATTATTTGTGGTCAGGCAATATCCCTGACCAAGAAGCGGTGAAATGAgggagaggacagaggcagaTGCAAGGCCAAACTGGCTATAGCTGGGGTCAAATTGTGTGCCTTTACCAGTGTATATAATGGCATTCCAAATATATCCGGAATTAGATTCGCACAATACAAACGATTTTATCCCAAATCTGGCACGCTTGGAAGAGATATACTGTTTCCAGGCAAGTCTCCCCTTATACGCCATTAGGCTTTCATCTACGCTAACGTCTCTTTCTGGAACATACACGGACTGAAATTTGCGTATGACCATTTGAAATAGGTCGTAGATCTTCCACAGTTTGGGGgcaggatgggtggcctcatcaaaggTCTCATTATTCATGAAATGCAGGTTTTTCATGATGAGGCTAAATCTGTTTTCTGACATGACAGTCACAAAAAAAGGTGTAGCAATCAGTCGGTTGGTGCTCCAATATGATGTCTGGCGGGGTTTCCCCACAACCCcttggaggatgaggatggccagGAATAGCCATATATCATCCTGGGTGACTGGTTCCCACCTTTTTCCCCTAGCAAACCTCCTGGGGCAGGATTATTCTGGGTAGGGTCTTTAGCGATCCATGTGCGGATGCTCTCAACCTCTTCGGTGAAGTCATCGCTGTCAGACTCTGAGTCAGATGATGACATGTTCGCCACATAGCTGTCACTTGAGTCTGAGAATAACAGCTGCTCATCCTCGCTGTCATCAAACTCCTGCATCAGGGTTCGCGGGGAGAGGCGTCTACGGGAGCTGGAAGCCATTACAGGGCAGGCGGCAGAAAAAACGTAGTCGTTATTCGGAGCAATGGTCAATCCAGGTGGCAATCAAAGCGTCGTCGTTATCCAAAAGCAAGGGTCAAATCCAGGCGGCAATCAAAGCGTTGTCGTTATCAAAAAGCAAGGGTCAAATCCAGGCGGCAGTCGATAGAATAGTCGATAGTCCAAGCAAGGGTCAAAACCAGAAAAATCAGCAGAAATATCAGTGCAAGTGTCACCAGCAAAATCCAAACagcaaatggtgttttttttttcctatgtgttattttatttatactgtttcaaacttgttattttttactgagTATTGGATTGGATACATGTGTATTCAATCCAATACAAATTCAAATTTACCGCCGCGCCCCCTAGCGTCGACTTCACGTGCGACGTCATTGCGTGTGGCTAaaggagaggaggaaggagaCGCGAAAGGAGGAGGGACCGGAGGGAacggaggggaccagaggacgggATCGGTGGCCCAGAGGACGGGATCGGTGGCCAAGAGGACGTGATCGGAAGGCCCAGAGGAGAGGATCGGAGGGCATAAGAGGGTGGAGGGACGCGGAAAGAGATGCGAAccggaggggaccagaggacgggATCGGAGGGCGGGATCTGAAGGCTCGTCCTGACCAGAAGGCATCAGAGACACTGGGGACCGTCCGGAGAAAGGGGACTGCGCACCCTGTACCAGGGCAACCCATGGTAAagtgctgggaaactttttttttttaccccgacACTGTATCGGGATTATCTAAATGGGCATCTTTTTTCACCCCGATACAGTGTCGGGATTATCTGCCAGAGGGTTAATGCAACCTGCTCCAAACAGGCGTGGGATAAAATGTCTGATTAAAAGTAAACATATT contains:
- the LOC137505415 gene encoding piggyBac transposable element-derived protein 4-like: MSENRFSLIMKNLHFMNNETFDEATHPAPKLWKIYDLFQMVIRKFQSVYVPERDVSVDESLMAYKGRLAWKQYISSKRARFGIKSFVLCESNSGYIWNAIIYTGKGTQFDPSYSQFGLASASVLSLISPLLGQGYCLTTNNYYTSPELYEHLIRHKTDSYGTVRPNRRNLPSAFSAQKLKPGEITAWQKGKLMALRWKDKKDVSVLSTVHNTDTAAAKNRAGKTIQKPQVILDYNQTMGGVDRADQCITFYPVVRKQQRKYYKKIFRHLVEQCLWNSYVLYKKQNDRPLPHFDYILKVCEEICLQHQQPQSEANRPGRRASYVVNPVRLTGRHFVEHVPPTERKATPTRMCVVCCSKRGPNGKKVRKETRFYCPECDIGLCAVPCFKIFHTQEVY